A single genomic interval of Orcinus orca chromosome 19, mOrcOrc1.1, whole genome shotgun sequence harbors:
- the WBP2 gene encoding WW domain-binding protein 2 isoform X3 — protein sequence MSYDHVELTFSDMRNVPEAFKGTKKGTVYLTPYRVIFLSKGKDAMQSFMMPFYLMKDCEIKQPVFGANYIKGTVKAEAGGGWEGSALYKLTFVAGGAIEFGQRMLQVASQASRGEAPNGAYGYSYMPSGAYVFPPPVANGMYPCPPGYPCPLPPAEFYPGPPMMDGAMGYMQPPPPPYPGPMEPPVSGPDVPSTPAAEAKAAEAAASAYYNPGNPHNVYMPTSQPPPPPYYPPEDKKTQ from the exons ATGTCCTATGACCATGTAGAACTTACGTTCAGTGACATGAGGAATGTGCCAGAGGCCTTCAAAGGGACCAAGAAAGGCACCGTCTACCTTACCCCGTACCGG GTCATCTTTCTGTCCAAGGGGAAGGATGCCATGCAGTCCTTCATGATGCCGTTTTATCTGATGAAGGACTGTGAGATCAAGCAGCCTGTGTTTGGAGCAAACTACATCAAGGGAACAGTGAAGGCTGAAGCAGGAG GTGGCTGGGAAGGCTCTGCGTTGTACAAGTTGACCTTTGTGGCAGGGGGCGCCATTGAATTTGGGCAGCGGATGCTACAGGTGGCATCTCAAG CCTCCCGAGGTGAAGCCCCCAACGGAGCCTATGGTTACTCTTACATGCCCAGCGGGGCCTATGTCTTCCCCCCACCAGTCGCCAATGGAATGTACCCCTGCCCTCCTGGCTACCCCTGTCCACTGCCCCCAGCTG AGTTCTATCCGGGACCTCCCATGATGGACGGGGCCATGGGGTACATGCAGCCCCCGCCGCCGCCCTACCCTGGGCCCATGGAGCCTCCGGTCAGCGGCCCCGATGTCCCCTCCACTCCTGCAG CTGAAGCCAAGGCCGCCGAAGCAGCCGCCAGCGCCTATTACAACCCAGGCAACCCACACAATGTCTACATGCCCACG agCCAGCCTCCGCCGCCTCCTTACTACCCCCCAGAAGATAAGAAGACCCAGTAG
- the WBP2 gene encoding WW domain-binding protein 2 isoform X5 translates to MALNKNHSEGGGVIVNNTESILMSYDHVELTFSDMRNVPEAFKGTKKGTVYLTPYRVIFLSKGKDAMQSFMMPFYLMKDCEIKQPVFGANYIKGTVKAEAGGGWEGSALYKLTFVAGGAIEFGQRMLQVASQEFYPGPPMMDGAMGYMQPPPPPYPGPMEPPVSGPDVPSTPAAEAKAAEAAASAYYNPGNPHNVYMPTSQPPPPPYYPPEDKKTQ, encoded by the exons CATCCTGATGTCCTATGACCATGTAGAACTTACGTTCAGTGACATGAGGAATGTGCCAGAGGCCTTCAAAGGGACCAAGAAAGGCACCGTCTACCTTACCCCGTACCGG GTCATCTTTCTGTCCAAGGGGAAGGATGCCATGCAGTCCTTCATGATGCCGTTTTATCTGATGAAGGACTGTGAGATCAAGCAGCCTGTGTTTGGAGCAAACTACATCAAGGGAACAGTGAAGGCTGAAGCAGGAG GTGGCTGGGAAGGCTCTGCGTTGTACAAGTTGACCTTTGTGGCAGGGGGCGCCATTGAATTTGGGCAGCGGATGCTACAGGTGGCATCTCAAG AGTTCTATCCGGGACCTCCCATGATGGACGGGGCCATGGGGTACATGCAGCCCCCGCCGCCGCCCTACCCTGGGCCCATGGAGCCTCCGGTCAGCGGCCCCGATGTCCCCTCCACTCCTGCAG CTGAAGCCAAGGCCGCCGAAGCAGCCGCCAGCGCCTATTACAACCCAGGCAACCCACACAATGTCTACATGCCCACG agCCAGCCTCCGCCGCCTCCTTACTACCCCCCAGAAGATAAGAAGACCCAGTAG
- the WBP2 gene encoding WW domain-binding protein 2 isoform X4, with the protein MSQRRAPREPRPQNIDSSSILPAQRLAVPACSCILMSYDHVELTFSDMRNVPEAFKGTKKGTVYLTPYRVIFLSKGKDAMQSFMMPFYLMKDCEIKQPVFGANYIKGTVKAEAGGGWEGSALYKLTFVAGGAIEFGQRMLQVASQEFYPGPPMMDGAMGYMQPPPPPYPGPMEPPVSGPDVPSTPAAEAKAAEAAASAYYNPGNPHNVYMPTSQPPPPPYYPPEDKKTQ; encoded by the exons ATGAGTCAGAGGAGAGCACCCAGGGAGCCCAGACCTCAGAATATTGACTCTTCCTCCATCTTACCTGCTCAGCGACTGGCCGTCCCAGCCTGTTCCTG CATCCTGATGTCCTATGACCATGTAGAACTTACGTTCAGTGACATGAGGAATGTGCCAGAGGCCTTCAAAGGGACCAAGAAAGGCACCGTCTACCTTACCCCGTACCGG GTCATCTTTCTGTCCAAGGGGAAGGATGCCATGCAGTCCTTCATGATGCCGTTTTATCTGATGAAGGACTGTGAGATCAAGCAGCCTGTGTTTGGAGCAAACTACATCAAGGGAACAGTGAAGGCTGAAGCAGGAG GTGGCTGGGAAGGCTCTGCGTTGTACAAGTTGACCTTTGTGGCAGGGGGCGCCATTGAATTTGGGCAGCGGATGCTACAGGTGGCATCTCAAG AGTTCTATCCGGGACCTCCCATGATGGACGGGGCCATGGGGTACATGCAGCCCCCGCCGCCGCCCTACCCTGGGCCCATGGAGCCTCCGGTCAGCGGCCCCGATGTCCCCTCCACTCCTGCAG CTGAAGCCAAGGCCGCCGAAGCAGCCGCCAGCGCCTATTACAACCCAGGCAACCCACACAATGTCTACATGCCCACG agCCAGCCTCCGCCGCCTCCTTACTACCCCCCAGAAGATAAGAAGACCCAGTAG
- the WBP2 gene encoding WW domain-binding protein 2 isoform X2, producing MALNKNHSEGGGVIVNNTESILMSYDHVELTFSDMRNVPEAFKGTKKGTVYLTPYRVIFLSKGKDAMQSFMMPFYLMKDCEIKQPVFGANYIKGTVKAEAGGGWEGSALYKLTFVAGGAIEFGQRMLQVASQASRGEAPNGAYGYSYMPSGAYVFPPPVANGMYPCPPGYPCPLPPAEFYPGPPMMDGAMGYMQPPPPPYPGPMEPPVSGPDVPSTPAAEAKAAEAAASAYYNPGNPHNVYMPTSQPPPPPYYPPEDKKTQ from the exons CATCCTGATGTCCTATGACCATGTAGAACTTACGTTCAGTGACATGAGGAATGTGCCAGAGGCCTTCAAAGGGACCAAGAAAGGCACCGTCTACCTTACCCCGTACCGG GTCATCTTTCTGTCCAAGGGGAAGGATGCCATGCAGTCCTTCATGATGCCGTTTTATCTGATGAAGGACTGTGAGATCAAGCAGCCTGTGTTTGGAGCAAACTACATCAAGGGAACAGTGAAGGCTGAAGCAGGAG GTGGCTGGGAAGGCTCTGCGTTGTACAAGTTGACCTTTGTGGCAGGGGGCGCCATTGAATTTGGGCAGCGGATGCTACAGGTGGCATCTCAAG CCTCCCGAGGTGAAGCCCCCAACGGAGCCTATGGTTACTCTTACATGCCCAGCGGGGCCTATGTCTTCCCCCCACCAGTCGCCAATGGAATGTACCCCTGCCCTCCTGGCTACCCCTGTCCACTGCCCCCAGCTG AGTTCTATCCGGGACCTCCCATGATGGACGGGGCCATGGGGTACATGCAGCCCCCGCCGCCGCCCTACCCTGGGCCCATGGAGCCTCCGGTCAGCGGCCCCGATGTCCCCTCCACTCCTGCAG CTGAAGCCAAGGCCGCCGAAGCAGCCGCCAGCGCCTATTACAACCCAGGCAACCCACACAATGTCTACATGCCCACG agCCAGCCTCCGCCGCCTCCTTACTACCCCCCAGAAGATAAGAAGACCCAGTAG
- the WBP2 gene encoding WW domain-binding protein 2 isoform X1, which produces MSQRRAPREPRPQNIDSSSILPAQRLAVPACSCILMSYDHVELTFSDMRNVPEAFKGTKKGTVYLTPYRVIFLSKGKDAMQSFMMPFYLMKDCEIKQPVFGANYIKGTVKAEAGGGWEGSALYKLTFVAGGAIEFGQRMLQVASQASRGEAPNGAYGYSYMPSGAYVFPPPVANGMYPCPPGYPCPLPPAEFYPGPPMMDGAMGYMQPPPPPYPGPMEPPVSGPDVPSTPAAEAKAAEAAASAYYNPGNPHNVYMPTSQPPPPPYYPPEDKKTQ; this is translated from the exons ATGAGTCAGAGGAGAGCACCCAGGGAGCCCAGACCTCAGAATATTGACTCTTCCTCCATCTTACCTGCTCAGCGACTGGCCGTCCCAGCCTGTTCCTG CATCCTGATGTCCTATGACCATGTAGAACTTACGTTCAGTGACATGAGGAATGTGCCAGAGGCCTTCAAAGGGACCAAGAAAGGCACCGTCTACCTTACCCCGTACCGG GTCATCTTTCTGTCCAAGGGGAAGGATGCCATGCAGTCCTTCATGATGCCGTTTTATCTGATGAAGGACTGTGAGATCAAGCAGCCTGTGTTTGGAGCAAACTACATCAAGGGAACAGTGAAGGCTGAAGCAGGAG GTGGCTGGGAAGGCTCTGCGTTGTACAAGTTGACCTTTGTGGCAGGGGGCGCCATTGAATTTGGGCAGCGGATGCTACAGGTGGCATCTCAAG CCTCCCGAGGTGAAGCCCCCAACGGAGCCTATGGTTACTCTTACATGCCCAGCGGGGCCTATGTCTTCCCCCCACCAGTCGCCAATGGAATGTACCCCTGCCCTCCTGGCTACCCCTGTCCACTGCCCCCAGCTG AGTTCTATCCGGGACCTCCCATGATGGACGGGGCCATGGGGTACATGCAGCCCCCGCCGCCGCCCTACCCTGGGCCCATGGAGCCTCCGGTCAGCGGCCCCGATGTCCCCTCCACTCCTGCAG CTGAAGCCAAGGCCGCCGAAGCAGCCGCCAGCGCCTATTACAACCCAGGCAACCCACACAATGTCTACATGCCCACG agCCAGCCTCCGCCGCCTCCTTACTACCCCCCAGAAGATAAGAAGACCCAGTAG